CTGATCAATATCCCATTTGAGTTCtttctcattaaaaaaaataaataaatacgtaAATTGATAATGAAACAGCTCATCCATGGAATAAGGACAAATGTTCATGAAAAGGGAAAACAGGGGAGGGGAGGACAAGTCTTTATTACTCTGCATTAATTTTATAAGCAGGCTTTCAGATAATCTAATACGTAGTATTGTGGCATGACATATTCAACGCAGTAGGGGGATCAGAGAATGCTCCTGTGGAAATCTGCTCGAAAATAAATCTATTGGCTGCTTCAGTATAGTGAACGCCATCCCAGTTCACTCGCACCGACGGCCGATCACAAGCGCCCACGACTACTTGGGTGTCATTGGCTGTGACTGTATCTCCACATCGAACATTGTTATCAAAATTGTATTTTCCTCCATACCCACAACATACTATAAGTGGAAGCTCGAAACCTATAAATAATTCATTTAGTTCAAGGAATTGTTAGAGATACTAATAcccattattaattaatctattataattaaatgatatGGTTTAATTACCATGTTTTTCTGGTTCACTGAATAAAGAATACTTGACAGAGTAGATGTCCACGTAAGTGAATGCAGCCAAAGGCAAATCCTTCCTGAGTTGAGCTACGCTTGCGTTCAAGTTGAGATTAAAATTCTGCGCAACTTCATTGTAAGCTTTTGCGCAGCCTGCGCTATCTTTTTCTGCAGAGGGAGCATTCTCCAGAATATATGCAAGACAACCAATTGGTCCTGTGTTGTGAATCCAAAATGATCTAGCTCCCAAATTGTATATTTTCTGCATCATCAACATTAATTTAGCTCCAGCATATACAGAATTATGTAATAAACAGGCCCATTAATCTTTAAGAACCAAATGTAACCTTAACGTTTTCTGAGAAGCTATTGACAATATTAGAAACAGATGCATTCACTTGTTCCACAGACAAGTTACCAGAAAACCCAGCTCCGAGATCATTTTGGCCGATGTCGAATGTGTACAAAGCCTTTCCAAAATAATCTTTCTCAGGCATCAATTCAGCAAATATACCTCCTACATATGAAGCTCACTTAGAAAGTACATGTATATTTTCTTAAACTTAACGAACACTGGATTTATGCTTTAAGGTTACCTTGTTCCCTGATGATCTGTGATCTGGACATGAATTGCAGGAATTGTTCGTATTGCACGTTAAGGTAAAATGGACTATATCCGCCATTGGGTATGATACTAGTTGGGACTTGAATGGTGGATGCCGATGACGCAAAGTTTGCACCCTGTTTGAAGTTTGTTCCCAGAGAATCAAGATATGCACTGAGATATGAGCGATTGAAACTCTTGGCTGCCGATCAGATATTGTCAATAAATTGGAAACTGCAAACGCTTAATCATTAAGCAAATCAAGTAATAAAGTAGAAGTAATAACCTATGAAATCTATTATGAGCCTTCCATCAGAGAACCTCCCTGCTGGCATGCGAAAGAAAGTCTCTCCATAAGGAGAGTTAGGAGGAGTAAAGGCAGCTGCCAAGCTACCAGTATCGGAATTTGAGTCGCCGAAGTTGAAGATTGCCGGAAAATGACAGATTTTGGAAGCATGGGTTAGAGAAAGCATGCataagaagaaagagagagtgatGATAGGCTTGTTTTTAGTTTCAGGAAACTCCATTAATTGGAAGCAAAAACAAAAAGAGTTAAAAACTCTACTGGAAAGTTactcttttttatatatataataatactaAAAGAAGGAATTTTTCAAGTTTAATTCCTGATTGATTTATACATGTTAATACTGGCTAGAATTTACAAGATTACGTACACGAATTGAAATGAAAAGATGAGAAAAATATTTGATGGCTTGGAAAAAAAAAGTCCTGGCATATGAATTATGAATCTTGCCATGTACTGTTGCATGTCTAGTCAATTTAATCAGAGTTCACAAGTGGTACGTATCTTTAATTACGGCAGAGGCTTTAAGCTCTCGTCTAATTTCCGTCGGTGACTTGAATTTAAGCCACATGTAGATGGGTAGCAATTTCTGGATAAGATTAAGAATAGTCAGTCTTcgtattaaattaattcattaaaaaataaaatatttgtaatgagaattttttttttttctatctaaGAGGACCAAACTTTTATTTACATGTAAAATTTTTGTgtaataattaaagaaataattaaatcaCTAATATTGTAATTAAAAATTCCTTAATTTGaccttttttttctcatttaagtACTCTAATCTCAATAATTGTCTTTCTATTaatttatactaaaaaaaataattaagagaCATGGGAAGAACTAATAAGGTATATAAGACATTCTCTTatgttcataaaaataaaaattaaagaaagaacAATGAAAAAAATGAGAAGAGAAAAATATAATGGTCATGCATTAGCTAGgtgttatataattattaaatttaataagtttatttataataaattaattccatttaataaaaatggttagaattataaaatttaaataatttatcagtatttgatttatagaaaaaaaaattcaaattttaaaaaaaatatttgaattcaaatttcaacGGGATGTTATTATTTCTAATAGAAATGGCAAATCACATTTTAAatcttgaaattttataaaaataataattatttttgttgtttgtttaaaaacaaaaaaaaaagggctTCCCGATTAAATTAGAAAAGCGTGAAGCAAAGCAACTGCTCCCCATTTGTTCttaatcaagaaagaagaaagaaaaatgatcACAATCACCAAGTGGAACACAAGAAAAATTGCAGAAGAAAAGCTAATGCTTCCCTGCAACATCTACTCATTCATTTAGTATAATTCCAGATATCACACTGTAATCATACAACAAAATCTGAAAACTGTAAGTGAACTTTGCAAATCAACTCCTTTTGGACTCCACACTGCTTTTGTGTAATTCAGCTCCCGATGCTGCTCTGTACAATTCACCAGATCAACATCTAAAAAGTGAGGGTAAATGCAGAACAAAAGTGAAAGAGGATTCAAAAAATGCATGCATGAATATATTACAAGAAAACTCCGGTATAGTTGTGAACTTTTCAAGTTCAGTCAACATGAATTATTCAAAGATTGGCTGAAACACATTATAGATAAAGTGGAATGCCAAACCGATCAGCAGATGAAGGCTGTAATGCACGTATTTTAACATCATATTTACGAAGTTTTTGTTCATTAACTGAAGATGAATCTGAACCATCTGATACAAGTGGATAAGCTGACGTTTCATCATCATATGCAATTCCAATATTATTGCCACATTTACGGCAAAGAAGTTTGGTTCTCCGTCGGAACAAACCCCATGAGTTCTTTGAAATATAGGGGATACATTGGAATTCTTCAGCCTGAGTGAATCTGCTCTCATCAATGTCAGTGAATGAGATGATCCCTCGCTTTATGGATTTCCCATATTTAGAGCCGATAGTTGAAGTGTTTCGATTGGAGGAGTTTAGATTCAACTCATATCCACAGTTGCCACAGCTACATCAAAGACCTTCATTTTTCAGGTTCCACAAAATGACAACAACCAAAACCACAAGAATCCAACAAAGCGTTCGAAAAACATAAGAAATGTGTAGTTATATCAATTTGGTAATGTTATTTAACATAAGTATATTAGTCTCTCTTGGCATTTCTTCATCACTAAATGGCATTCAAAACAAGGTCTGAATGGAGATCAGAATCAGAATTTAATCTGAGAATTATGTTGCTACCATGTCTGAACAGTGATGAATCACAGATAAGTTGTCCATGCATCATAATGGTTCACATTCAATGGGACACTTAAAAGCACCCTCGAATTTCAATGGGGTGAAATTTGCTTGCAGctcatcataatttttttttgtcacCCACTCCATTAATCAGGcagtaatattaaaaaaaccCAAAAggattaattaaaaagaaaactcTTTATCAGAAAGTAAGAACAATGAATTCAAGCATTTCAAACAAGCCCCAATAAGATCACCAAGTGATTTGTTCCTAtatgcaagagatagcaaattCGATTGAACTAATTTGAAATCAATTTCTTTCGAACCAATCAAATTAGTTCCCACAAAttccaaaaagaaaaacaacaGATTATCATAAATTGAATCATTTTCTTTCACTCAGAGATATAGAGAGGACGAAAACCTGTAAGTAACGTGTCTAAGAGAAgcagaggaagaagaaaaggagtGAAATTTATTCCCGTTGAGGTAATTTTCGGTGACAACCGCCGATTTCTCCATTGAAGCACCCTGATCAACAGCTACAATCGTCTCTTTAGATGCTCGCCGACAGCTAGTCGAGTAAGAATTTCAATAGCTCCAAGTGGGTTGGCAGCAAAAGCGTCGCGCCTGAGCTGGGTGAAGCAACCGTAGTCCACGGCGGAAGAATCAAAGCAATTAAAAAAGTGAAGTTCGTTCCTAGGTTGTTCCAAGTTGTTTTTTAAAAACGGAAGCTGTGAGATATTAATTAAGGATGTTTTACTAAATATTAATGAGAGAATTAGGGTTAAGAAATACAAGTcatttactcatttatttaagcAAAATTTAACTGGAAGTATCCTTATTTGAGTTGCTAACATAGAGATCGACTATCATAGAGGTTGTTTCTTCGTTTGTTGGCCAATCATttgacttttttattttttatttggaactttaaattctaaattttaattaatgaattaattttcatatttttaattttcaaaaatttagttCAAATAGCTTAATAACgagtcaaattaatttttaactatagTAATATTTAATTCAGTGGCTTCTGATTTACCAATGTAATTCATTTttactttatatataaaaatactttaaaaaataatttataaattagtatATACTTATAACCGCCGGACTTTCTACCCTCAAATAAAGACAGGCTTAAGGTAAGATTTTAAAGGAGATTTAGATCCAAGGCCACCAGGCCTTTTTCATAAACAAATCAGTTCTCACTGAGCGTCTCAATTTGGTAACATAAAACAGGTCGGATCAGGCACATGCGCAGATCTATTATCTGGAAGTCTAGCCCGGTGACGTGATGGGAGATAAAGAGAGTAAATCCAGTCACTTCGCAGTCCTACTTGTATAAA
This is a stretch of genomic DNA from Manihot esculenta cultivar AM560-2 chromosome 2, M.esculenta_v8, whole genome shotgun sequence. It encodes these proteins:
- the LOC110609397 gene encoding esterase, which produces MEFPETKNKPIITLSFFLCMLSLTHASKICHFPAIFNFGDSNSDTGSLAAAFTPPNSPYGETFFRMPAGRFSDGRLIIDFIAKSFNRSYLSAYLDSLGTNFKQGANFASSASTIQVPTSIIPNGGYSPFYLNVQYEQFLQFMSRSQIIREQGGIFAELMPEKDYFGKALYTFDIGQNDLGAGFSGNLSVEQVNASVSNIVNSFSENVKKIYNLGARSFWIHNTGPIGCLAYILENAPSAEKDSAGCAKAYNEVAQNFNLNLNASVAQLRKDLPLAAFTYVDIYSVKYSLFSEPEKHGFELPLIVCCGYGGKYNFDNNVRCGDTVTANDTQVVVGACDRPSVRVNWDGVHYTEAANRFIFEQISTGAFSDPPTALNMSCHNTTY
- the LOC110609398 gene encoding uncharacterized protein At4g08330, chloroplastic → MEKSAVVTENYLNGNKFHSFSSSSASLRHVTYSCGNCGYELNLNSSNRNTSTIGSKYGKSIKRGIISFTDIDESRFTQAEEFQCIPYISKNSWGLFRRRTKLLCRKCGNNIGIAYDDETSAYPLVSDGSDSSSVNEQKLRKYDVKIRALQPSSADRFGIPLYL